The proteins below are encoded in one region of Streptomyces marianii:
- a CDS encoding ATP-binding protein, whose protein sequence is MDPRNPGPDEYDRDSDRGAEEGGTRQRPPRDAVPPEFAHEKAPPARTVRVVAGDFALTVNPVDGSEIEPCRPGTEPAVPVRHTVEERDELRRTGRPPVPPGPAAPALPLLERQEVRERLVRLLGHGRTVRLTGPAGSGRTALLDTVAADCAGVAPDGVVRLSGYHRTPAELLYELFTAVHNAPRYRPDRAELLEHVREIGAVVLVDDLEFGGSALDELLDATPECAFLLAATPDVAAPSADSRVEEVFLPGLERGTALELLERAVDRPLTDEEANWAGDLWFESEGLPLRFVQAGALLRQRDALSHVPEERDDDDDDGDNVFGDGLDVPLPTLGEGAAPAALLASRLSESARDTLRFAVALGGEVPHQAHLPALVGDTHADAALGELTSCALLSPVGPRYRLAAGVAAQLEAVGYGEGALDRAHAAAQHYAWWTGHPSVTPARASSEADAILAALGALVPVQETGHAGTAVLLARSAAPAFAAGLHWQAWQRALRTGQEAARTAGEVAEEAYFLHELGVLALCSGSLDRARAELEASIAMRGALSDKRGTVAGRRALALVTDREGARLPGTGTSEGEAAPAVRPEGPVSPAKGLAAVSAPVETLVTRRETPASPAGLVADARRLVVSGPRRHLVAAGAGVLLAVVLGTVVTLGATSDEETPANRVTSEQSANEDEGSDGLNADEPSDNSTSRPVDGTTGGTSGGAPAAPGTARPGESGSAGDPSAPGGGSATGGSGTTGSATGGSSSSTTGGTTGGSSSTGGSPSTGATSSGSTGSPTDGGTSSGPSGGTTDGGSTDGGTTDGGTTDGGTTDGGTTDGGTTDGGTTDGGSTDGGTTDGATTDGATTYGGTGTTTSSPSSSQAGPSSSST, encoded by the coding sequence ATGGACCCGAGGAATCCGGGACCGGACGAGTACGACCGCGACAGCGATCGAGGCGCCGAGGAGGGCGGCACCCGGCAGCGGCCGCCGCGCGACGCGGTGCCACCGGAGTTCGCCCACGAGAAGGCCCCACCCGCACGCACGGTGCGCGTGGTCGCCGGCGACTTCGCACTCACCGTCAACCCGGTCGACGGCAGCGAGATCGAGCCTTGCCGCCCCGGTACGGAACCCGCCGTTCCCGTCCGGCACACCGTCGAGGAGCGCGACGAACTGCGGCGCACCGGCCGGCCCCCGGTCCCGCCCGGACCGGCCGCCCCCGCGCTGCCGCTGCTGGAGCGTCAGGAAGTGCGTGAGCGGCTCGTCCGGCTCCTGGGACACGGCCGTACGGTGCGGCTGACCGGCCCGGCCGGATCGGGCCGCACCGCCCTGCTCGACACCGTGGCCGCCGACTGCGCGGGCGTCGCCCCCGACGGCGTCGTCCGCCTCTCCGGATACCACCGCACGCCTGCCGAGCTTCTGTACGAACTCTTCACCGCCGTCCACAACGCGCCCCGGTACCGGCCCGACCGGGCGGAGCTCCTCGAACACGTCCGCGAGATCGGGGCCGTCGTCCTCGTGGACGACCTGGAGTTCGGCGGGAGCGCCCTGGATGAACTGCTGGACGCCACCCCGGAATGTGCCTTCCTGCTCGCCGCGACACCCGACGTCGCGGCGCCTTCGGCCGACTCCCGGGTCGAAGAGGTCTTCCTCCCCGGGCTCGAGCGCGGCACGGCGCTGGAGCTCCTCGAGCGGGCCGTGGACCGGCCGCTCACCGACGAAGAGGCCAACTGGGCCGGCGACCTCTGGTTCGAGTCGGAGGGGCTGCCCCTGCGTTTCGTCCAGGCCGGTGCCCTGCTGAGGCAGCGCGACGCCCTGAGCCACGTCCCGGAGGAGCGCGACGACGATGACGACGACGGGGACAACGTCTTCGGCGACGGCCTCGACGTCCCGCTGCCGACGCTCGGCGAAGGAGCCGCCCCCGCCGCGCTGCTGGCCTCCCGGCTCAGCGAGTCAGCCCGGGACACCCTCCGGTTCGCGGTCGCCCTCGGCGGCGAAGTCCCGCACCAGGCCCACCTCCCCGCCCTCGTCGGCGACACCCACGCGGACGCCGCGCTCGGCGAACTGACCAGCTGCGCCCTGCTCAGCCCCGTCGGCCCCCGCTACCGGCTGGCGGCCGGGGTCGCCGCTCAGCTCGAGGCCGTCGGCTACGGCGAGGGTGCCCTCGACCGCGCCCACGCGGCCGCCCAGCACTACGCCTGGTGGACGGGGCACCCCTCGGTGACGCCTGCGCGGGCGTCCTCCGAGGCAGACGCGATCCTCGCGGCCCTGGGCGCGCTGGTGCCCGTGCAGGAGACCGGGCACGCCGGCACCGCCGTGCTGCTGGCCCGCAGCGCCGCACCCGCGTTCGCGGCCGGACTGCACTGGCAGGCGTGGCAGCGCGCCCTGCGCACCGGTCAGGAGGCGGCCCGGACCGCGGGCGAGGTCGCCGAGGAGGCCTACTTCCTCCACGAGCTCGGCGTCCTGGCCCTCTGCTCGGGCAGCCTCGACCGGGCCCGTGCCGAACTCGAGGCGTCCATCGCCATGCGCGGAGCGCTGTCCGACAAGCGCGGCACGGTCGCCGGACGGAGGGCGCTGGCACTCGTGACCGACCGCGAGGGGGCCAGGCTCCCCGGCACGGGCACGTCCGAGGGCGAGGCTGCTCCGGCGGTCCGCCCCGAGGGGCCGGTGTCTCCGGCCAAGGGCCTCGCGGCCGTGTCCGCACCGGTCGAGACGCTGGTGACCCGCCGTGAAACCCCTGCCTCGCCGGCCGGCCTGGTCGCCGACGCCCGCCGGCTGGTCGTCTCCGGCCCCCGGCGCCATCTCGTCGCGGCAGGAGCGGGCGTCCTGCTGGCCGTGGTCCTCGGGACGGTGGTGACGCTCGGGGCGACCTCTGACGAGGAGACTCCTGCGAACCGGGTGACCAGCGAGCAGTCGGCGAACGAGGATGAGGGGAGCGACGGCCTCAACGCCGATGAGCCCTCCGACAACTCCACGAGCCGACCCGTGGACGGCACCACCGGCGGTACGTCGGGTGGCGCTCCGGCGGCCCCGGGCACCGCCCGGCCCGGTGAGAGCGGCTCGGCGGGCGATCCGTCCGCGCCGGGCGGCGGTTCCGCTACGGGTGGTTCGGGCACGACCGGCTCGGCGACCGGTGGCTCGTCCTCGTCGACGACGGGCGGCACGACCGGTGGCTCGTCGTCGACGGGGGGTTCCCCGTCGACGGGCGCCACGTCGTCGGGCTCGACGGGTTCGCCGACGGACGGCGGTACGTCCAGCGGCCCGAGCGGCGGTACGACGGACGGTGGTTCCACTGACGGTGGTACGACCGACGGTGGTACGACCGACGGTGGTACGACGGACGGTGGTACGACGGACGGTGGTACGACCGACGGTGGTACGACGGACGGCGGTTCCACCGACGGCGGTACGACGGACGGTGCTACGACGGACGGTGCTACGACGTACGGCGGTACGGGTACCACGACGAGCAGCCCCAGCAGCAGCCAGGCGGGTCCCAGCAGTTCGTCGACCTGA
- a CDS encoding STAS domain-containing protein → MHIRGDHAELVVGGRLDVRSAADARTVLHSAVDDGVGDLVLDLSDLDSWDATGLGVIMGAHRRAGRCGRRLVLRGVPPQMQRLLVATRLHRILAIEGGIAAESLPRV, encoded by the coding sequence ATGCACATCAGGGGCGACCATGCCGAGCTGGTCGTCGGGGGCCGCCTCGACGTCCGGAGCGCGGCGGACGCCCGAACGGTCCTGCACTCGGCCGTCGACGACGGAGTGGGCGATCTCGTGCTCGACCTGAGCGATCTCGACTCCTGGGACGCCACCGGCCTCGGGGTCATCATGGGCGCGCACCGAAGGGCCGGCCGCTGCGGCCGACGCCTCGTCCTGCGCGGTGTGCCACCGCAGATGCAGCGGCTCCTCGTGGCCACCCGGCTGCACCGCATCCTGGCCATCGAGGGCGGAATCGCCGCAGAGTCCCTGCCCCGGGTCTGA
- a CDS encoding 3-hydroxyacyl-CoA dehydrogenase family protein: protein MARKLAVIGAGLMGSGIAQVSAQAGWDVVLRDVTDAALTRGTDGIKASYDRFVAKGKLEAADAEAALERITTTTDLDAVADADIVVEAVFEKLEVKHEIFRALDKLVRDEAVLASNTSAIPITKIAAVTERPERVVGAHFFSPVPMMQLCELVRGYKTSDETLATAREFAESVGKTCIVVNRDVAGFVTTRLISALIVEAAKLYESGVATAEDIDIACKLGFGHAMGPLATADLTGVDILLHATGNIYTESQDEKFAPPELMRRMVDAGDIGRKSGQGFYKH from the coding sequence GTGGCCAGGAAGCTCGCCGTCATCGGGGCCGGACTCATGGGGTCCGGTATCGCGCAGGTCTCCGCCCAGGCGGGCTGGGACGTCGTGCTGCGTGACGTCACCGACGCGGCCCTGACCCGCGGCACCGACGGCATCAAGGCGTCCTACGACAGGTTCGTGGCCAAGGGGAAGCTCGAAGCGGCCGACGCCGAGGCCGCGTTGGAGCGGATCACCACGACCACGGACCTCGACGCGGTCGCCGACGCGGACATCGTCGTCGAGGCGGTCTTCGAGAAGCTCGAGGTGAAGCACGAGATCTTCCGTGCGCTCGACAAGCTCGTACGGGACGAGGCGGTGCTGGCGTCCAACACCTCCGCCATCCCGATCACCAAGATCGCGGCCGTGACCGAGCGGCCGGAGCGCGTCGTCGGCGCCCACTTCTTCTCGCCCGTTCCCATGATGCAGCTGTGCGAACTCGTCCGCGGCTACAAGACCAGCGACGAAACGCTCGCCACCGCCCGCGAGTTCGCCGAGTCCGTGGGCAAGACCTGCATCGTCGTCAACCGCGACGTCGCGGGCTTCGTGACCACCCGTCTGATCTCGGCGCTCATCGTGGAGGCCGCCAAGCTGTACGAGTCGGGCGTGGCGACCGCCGAGGACATCGACATCGCCTGCAAGCTCGGCTTCGGCCACGCGATGGGACCGCTGGCCACCGCCGACCTGACCGGCGTCGACATCCTGCTCCACGCCACCGGCAACATCTACACCGAGTCGCAGGACGAGAAGTTCGCGCCGCCGGAGCTGATGCGCCGGATGGTGGACGCCGGTGACATCGGGCGCAAGAGCGGGCAGGGCTTCTACAAGCACTGA
- a CDS encoding cob(I)yrinic acid a,c-diamide adenosyltransferase, with amino-acid sequence MVNLTRIYTRTGDKGTTALGDMSRTSKTDVRISAYADANEANAAIGTAVALGGLPEEVVKVLVRVQNDLFDVGADLSTPVTENPQYPPLRVEQQYIDKLEADCDRFLADLDKLRSFILPGGTPGAALLHQACTVVRRAERSTWAAVEVHGETMNPLTATYLNRLSDLLFILARTANKEVGDVLWVPGGER; translated from the coding sequence ATGGTCAATCTGACGCGCATCTACACGCGCACCGGCGACAAGGGCACCACGGCGCTCGGGGACATGAGCCGCACGAGCAAGACCGATGTGCGCATCTCCGCGTACGCGGACGCCAACGAGGCCAACGCGGCCATCGGTACCGCCGTCGCGCTCGGCGGGCTCCCGGAGGAGGTCGTGAAGGTCCTCGTGCGGGTCCAGAACGACCTCTTCGACGTGGGGGCGGACCTTTCCACTCCCGTCACGGAGAACCCGCAGTACCCGCCGCTGCGCGTGGAACAGCAGTACATCGACAAGCTGGAGGCGGACTGCGACCGCTTCCTCGCCGACCTGGACAAGCTCCGCTCGTTCATCCTGCCGGGCGGCACCCCGGGCGCCGCGCTACTGCACCAGGCGTGCACGGTGGTACGGCGGGCCGAGCGATCCACCTGGGCGGCCGTGGAGGTGCACGGCGAGACGATGAACCCGCTGACGGCGACCTATCTCAACAGGCTGTCCGACCTGCTCTTCATCCTCGCCAGGACGGCGAACAAGGAGGTCGGGGACGTTCTCTGGGTGCCCGGCGGCGAGCGCTAG
- a CDS encoding sensor histidine kinase — MVTIPRPHRDDVLISVAGLLGGLLLWSLGLHTTEGGRPLSGPWVTLVPLFAMSGLELLRRTMPRTALLAGTVAIVADQFTPGNLATVLMFTDIVYAAVVYGPPASARRIPYATGLITVGVTIGFLTWFRHPSALLVGVVVGLVTFGPAATGALVRDHREAAEAARLRAEQTALLAEMDRREAITAERTRMARELHDLVANHLSAIAIHSTAALSLDEPATTRQALTVIRTNSVEGLAEMRRLIGLLRDSGDGAEPAVAPTLAGLDALVAQARTNGAASGLEFMLDDAIDADTAPPVPVALAAYRIVQESLTNALKHADAGEVAVRLTGTTGRALTVTVTSPYGSGPGPRAPGSGAGLVGMRERIALLGGEFEAGPEPGPAGGPAKIWRVRAVLPMVDDKEPSA, encoded by the coding sequence GTGGTGACCATCCCCCGCCCCCATCGCGACGACGTCCTCATCTCCGTCGCCGGCCTCCTCGGCGGTCTGCTGCTGTGGTCGCTCGGTCTGCACACCACCGAGGGCGGCCGTCCGCTGTCCGGGCCGTGGGTCACACTCGTACCGCTCTTCGCCATGTCGGGTCTGGAACTGCTGCGGCGGACCATGCCGAGGACGGCGCTCCTCGCCGGCACGGTCGCGATCGTGGCGGACCAGTTCACACCGGGGAACCTCGCGACGGTCCTGATGTTCACGGACATCGTGTACGCGGCCGTCGTGTACGGCCCGCCGGCCTCGGCCCGGCGCATCCCTTACGCCACCGGGCTGATCACGGTCGGGGTGACGATCGGCTTCCTCACCTGGTTCCGGCATCCCTCCGCGCTGCTCGTCGGGGTGGTCGTGGGGCTGGTGACGTTCGGCCCGGCCGCGACCGGCGCGCTCGTGCGCGACCACCGCGAGGCCGCGGAGGCGGCACGGCTGCGCGCGGAGCAGACGGCACTGCTCGCCGAGATGGACCGGAGGGAGGCGATCACCGCCGAGCGCACCCGGATGGCCCGGGAACTGCACGACCTGGTCGCCAACCACCTCTCCGCGATCGCCATCCACTCCACCGCGGCGCTGTCCCTGGACGAGCCCGCGACGACGCGGCAGGCGCTCACCGTCATCCGGACGAACAGCGTGGAGGGCCTGGCGGAGATGCGGCGGCTGATCGGGCTGCTGCGGGACAGCGGCGACGGCGCCGAGCCCGCCGTCGCACCCACCCTGGCCGGCCTGGACGCGCTCGTGGCGCAGGCCCGCACCAACGGCGCCGCGAGCGGACTGGAGTTCATGCTGGACGACGCGATCGACGCGGATACGGCGCCTCCCGTCCCGGTGGCGCTCGCGGCCTACCGGATCGTGCAGGAGTCGCTCACGAACGCGCTGAAGCACGCGGACGCCGGCGAGGTCGCCGTCCGGCTCACCGGCACCACCGGCCGGGCGCTGACGGTGACGGTGACCAGCCCGTACGGCAGCGGGCCGGGGCCGCGCGCGCCGGGATCGGGTGCCGGGCTGGTCGGGATGCGGGAGCGGATCGCACTGCTGGGCGGTGAGTTCGAGGCGGGTCCCGAGCCCGGCCCGGCCGGCGGCCCGGCGAAGATCTGGCGGGTACGGGCGGTGCTGCCCATGGTGGACGACAAGGAGCCCTCGGCATGA
- a CDS encoding response regulator gives MIRVVVAEDQMSVRAGLVLILGSAPDIEVVGEAGDGEEAVRLARGLRPDLVLMDVQMPRLDGVSATRQVVAEGLADVLVLTTFDLDEYVFGALRAGAAGFLLKNTEAKDLIEGVRTVARGEGLVAPAVTRRLLAEFASPTPVPSPDAPDTAVLDVLTRREREVLSCLGEGLSNAEIAVRLQMAEATVKTHVSRLLGKLELRSRVQAAVLAQELGV, from the coding sequence ATGATCCGGGTAGTGGTCGCGGAGGACCAGATGTCCGTCAGGGCCGGTCTGGTCCTGATTCTGGGCAGCGCCCCCGACATCGAGGTGGTGGGCGAGGCCGGGGACGGCGAGGAGGCGGTACGGCTGGCTCGGGGGCTCCGGCCCGATCTGGTGCTGATGGATGTGCAGATGCCGCGACTGGACGGGGTCTCGGCGACCCGTCAGGTCGTCGCGGAGGGCCTCGCGGACGTCCTGGTGCTGACGACGTTCGACCTCGACGAGTACGTCTTCGGCGCACTGCGCGCGGGGGCCGCCGGCTTCCTGCTCAAGAACACCGAGGCGAAGGATCTGATCGAGGGGGTGCGCACGGTCGCGCGCGGCGAGGGCCTGGTCGCGCCGGCGGTGACCCGGCGGCTGCTCGCCGAGTTCGCCTCGCCGACGCCCGTGCCGTCGCCGGACGCTCCGGACACCGCCGTGCTCGACGTGCTGACGCGGCGTGAGCGCGAGGTGCTGTCCTGTCTGGGCGAGGGGCTGTCGAACGCCGAGATCGCGGTGCGGCTGCAGATGGCCGAGGCCACGGTGAAGACCCATGTCAGCAGACTGCTGGGCAAGTTGGAGCTGCGGAGCCGGGTGCAAGCGGCCGTCCTGGCCCAGGAGTTGGGGGTCTGA
- a CDS encoding glycoside hydrolase family 18 chitinase has translation MSTSTPRTRSRFRSRATAGLTALLLPLAAMVGLATPAQAATSVTAAYAKVQDWGSGFEGKWTVRNTGTTSISTWTVEWDFPSGTSVTSAWDADVTGSGTHWTAKNKSWNGTLAPGASVSFGFNGTGAGSPANCRINGGSCDGGTVPGDNPPSAPGTPSAGGVTATSVALSWTAATDDKGVRNYDVLRDGTRVATVTGLTYTDTGLTAGTDYSYTVRARDTADQTGPVSGARAVRTTGGDPGPGPGPGPGSKIKLGYFTNWGVYGRNYHVKNLVTSGTAAKITHINYAFGNVQNGQCTIGDSYADHDKAYTADQSVDGVADTWDQPLRGNFNQLRKLKQRYPHIKILWSFGGWTWSGGFPQAVQNPTAFANSCYNLVEDPRWADVFDGIDLDWEYPNACGLSCDTSGPAAFKNMMQAMRAKFGPNNLVTAAITADASSGGKIDKTDYAGAAQYSDWYNAMTYDFFGAFDADGPTAPHSPLTPYAGIPQQGFTSAEAIAKLRAQGVPAGKLLLGIGFYGRGWTGVTQSAPGGSATGPAPGTYEQGIEDYKVLRNSCPANGTVAGTAYAHCGSNWWSYDTPATIGGKMSWAKNQNLGGAFFWEFSGDTANGELVSAISAALG, from the coding sequence TTGAGCACGAGTACCCCCCGCACCAGAAGCAGGTTCAGGTCCAGAGCGACGGCGGGACTCACCGCCCTGCTGCTCCCCCTCGCCGCCATGGTCGGACTCGCCACACCCGCCCAGGCAGCCACCTCCGTCACCGCCGCGTACGCCAAGGTCCAGGACTGGGGCAGCGGCTTCGAGGGCAAGTGGACGGTGAGGAACACCGGCACCACCTCGATCAGCACCTGGACCGTCGAGTGGGACTTCCCCTCCGGAACCTCCGTGACCTCCGCGTGGGACGCCGACGTCACCGGCTCGGGCACCCACTGGACCGCGAAGAACAAGAGCTGGAACGGCACCCTCGCCCCCGGTGCGTCGGTGTCCTTCGGCTTCAACGGCACCGGTGCCGGCTCACCCGCCAACTGCCGGATCAACGGCGGTTCCTGCGACGGCGGCACGGTCCCCGGCGACAACCCGCCGTCCGCACCCGGGACCCCGTCCGCCGGCGGCGTCACCGCCACCTCGGTGGCGCTCAGCTGGACCGCGGCCACCGACGACAAGGGCGTCAGGAACTACGACGTCCTCCGCGACGGCACGCGCGTCGCGACCGTCACCGGCCTCACGTACACCGACACCGGGCTCACCGCGGGCACCGACTACTCGTACACGGTGCGGGCCCGCGACACCGCCGACCAGACCGGACCCGTCAGCGGCGCCCGCGCCGTGCGGACCACCGGCGGCGACCCCGGCCCCGGCCCCGGCCCCGGCCCCGGCTCGAAGATCAAGCTCGGCTACTTCACCAACTGGGGCGTCTACGGCCGCAACTACCACGTGAAGAACCTGGTGACCTCCGGCACCGCCGCCAAGATCACCCACATCAACTACGCCTTCGGCAACGTGCAGAACGGCCAGTGCACCATCGGCGACTCCTATGCCGACCACGACAAGGCCTACACCGCCGACCAGTCGGTGGACGGCGTCGCCGACACCTGGGACCAGCCGCTGCGCGGCAACTTCAACCAGCTCCGCAAGCTCAAGCAGCGCTACCCGCACATCAAGATCCTGTGGTCCTTCGGCGGCTGGACCTGGTCGGGCGGCTTCCCCCAGGCCGTCCAGAACCCGACGGCGTTCGCCAACTCCTGCTACAACCTGGTCGAGGACCCGCGCTGGGCCGACGTCTTCGACGGCATCGACCTCGACTGGGAGTACCCGAACGCCTGCGGCCTGTCCTGCGACACCAGCGGCCCCGCCGCCTTCAAGAACATGATGCAGGCCATGCGCGCCAAGTTCGGCCCGAACAACCTGGTCACGGCCGCCATCACGGCCGACGCGAGCTCCGGCGGAAAGATCGACAAAACCGACTACGCGGGCGCCGCGCAGTACTCCGACTGGTACAACGCGATGACGTACGACTTCTTCGGCGCCTTCGACGCGGACGGCCCGACCGCCCCGCACTCGCCGCTCACGCCGTACGCCGGCATACCGCAGCAGGGCTTCACCTCCGCGGAGGCGATCGCCAAACTCAGAGCCCAGGGCGTCCCGGCGGGCAAGCTGCTGCTGGGCATCGGCTTCTACGGCCGGGGCTGGACGGGTGTCACCCAGTCCGCGCCGGGCGGTTCGGCCACCGGACCCGCACCCGGCACGTACGAGCAGGGCATCGAGGACTACAAGGTCCTCAGGAACAGCTGCCCCGCCAACGGCACCGTCGCCGGGACGGCGTACGCCCACTGCGGCTCCAACTGGTGGAGCTACGACACCCCGGCGACCATCGGCGGCAAGATGAGCTGGGCGAAGAACCAGAACCTGGGAGGCGCGTTCTTCTGGGAGTTCAGCGGGGACACCGCGAACGGCGAGCTGGTGAGCGCGATCAGCGCCGCGCTGGGATAG